In one Roseburia intestinalis L1-82 genomic region, the following are encoded:
- a CDS encoding glycoside hydrolase family 127 protein, with protein MEKEKLTDVPLHQIQIKDAFWDKYIRLVKDVILPYQWNTLNDNVKDAAPSHCIKNFKIAAGEAEGDFEGAVFQDTDVAKWLEAVAFTLDSSGRDEKLEKLADETIDLIGKAQCEDGYLNTYFTIKEPDRRWTNLKEGHELYTAGHMIEAAVAYYNATGKRKFLDIVSRFADLICETFGPEEGKCHGYPGHPEVELALVKLYRATGQKRYLDLAKYFIDTRGVGENYFFQEEKKEKYQQIFPEFAGYVPEYSQSHLPVREQKTAEGHAVRAVYLYSAMADLAYEYQDETLLDACKTLWNNMTEKRMYITGGIGSSGLLERFTTDYDLPNDRNYSESCASIGLAMFGNRMAQITKDAKYADIVEKALYNTVLAGIAMDGKSFFYVNPLEVWPDNCIERTSMEHVKPVRQKWFGVACCPPNIARTLASLGQYIYGADENSLYINLYISSQTKLLIGETETEVIMESSFLKDGTVTVHLESEKASKGTLALRIPGYTKEFTVWRGVQRIETPLIKKGYLMITDLAASEEIKISCDMKARFVYANPKVRADEGKACIMRGPLVYCLEETDNGENLSSLYVDTKEALTENWEEQLLGGVMSVEAKGKRILEDHWTAEELYKEQPPELKNVTLKAVPYCYWGNRKTGEMAVWIRQLI; from the coding sequence ATGGAGAAGGAAAAACTGACAGATGTGCCGCTGCATCAGATCCAGATCAAAGATGCGTTTTGGGACAAATACATCCGCTTAGTAAAAGATGTCATACTTCCTTACCAGTGGAACACGTTAAATGACAATGTAAAAGATGCGGCGCCGAGCCACTGTATCAAGAACTTTAAGATCGCAGCAGGCGAGGCAGAGGGAGATTTTGAAGGAGCTGTCTTTCAGGATACCGATGTTGCAAAGTGGTTAGAGGCAGTTGCATTTACCTTAGATTCATCCGGAAGAGATGAAAAGTTGGAAAAACTTGCTGATGAGACGATCGACCTGATCGGGAAGGCACAGTGTGAAGACGGATATTTAAATACCTACTTCACGATCAAAGAACCGGACAGACGCTGGACGAACCTGAAAGAAGGACACGAACTTTACACAGCGGGGCACATGATCGAGGCAGCGGTTGCATATTACAATGCAACAGGAAAAAGAAAGTTCCTCGACATCGTTTCAAGATTTGCAGATCTGATCTGTGAGACATTTGGACCGGAGGAAGGAAAGTGTCATGGCTATCCGGGGCATCCGGAAGTAGAACTTGCTCTGGTAAAATTGTACCGGGCAACCGGACAGAAAAGATATTTAGACCTTGCGAAATATTTTATCGATACAAGAGGTGTGGGAGAAAATTATTTCTTTCAGGAAGAAAAGAAAGAAAAATATCAGCAGATATTTCCTGAATTTGCCGGATATGTACCGGAGTATTCTCAGTCACATCTGCCGGTCAGAGAGCAGAAGACAGCAGAGGGGCATGCGGTAAGAGCCGTATATCTCTACAGCGCAATGGCAGATCTGGCATATGAATATCAGGATGAGACATTATTAGATGCCTGTAAGACACTCTGGAATAACATGACAGAGAAAAGGATGTACATCACAGGCGGCATTGGTTCATCGGGATTGTTAGAGCGGTTCACAACCGACTATGATCTTCCGAACGACAGAAATTATTCCGAATCCTGCGCATCCATCGGACTTGCGATGTTTGGAAACCGGATGGCGCAGATCACAAAAGATGCAAAATATGCGGACATTGTGGAGAAGGCACTTTACAATACAGTGCTTGCAGGGATTGCGATGGATGGAAAGAGTTTCTTCTATGTCAATCCATTGGAGGTATGGCCGGATAACTGCATCGAACGGACATCCATGGAGCATGTAAAGCCGGTCAGACAGAAATGGTTTGGCGTGGCGTGCTGTCCGCCGAATATTGCAAGAACACTTGCTTCTTTAGGACAGTACATCTATGGAGCAGATGAAAATAGTTTATACATTAATTTATACATATCCAGTCAGACAAAACTTCTGATTGGAGAGACAGAGACAGAAGTAATAATGGAAAGCAGTTTCTTAAAGGATGGAACGGTAACGGTTCATCTGGAATCAGAAAAAGCTTCCAAAGGAACACTGGCACTTCGGATTCCCGGCTACACAAAAGAATTTACCGTGTGGCGCGGAGTACAGAGAATAGAAACACCGCTCATAAAAAAAGGTTATCTTATGATAACGGATCTTGCAGCATCTGAGGAGATCAAAATATCCTGTGACATGAAAGCAAGATTTGTATATGCAAATCCGAAAGTGAGAGCGGATGAAGGAAAAGCATGTATCATGCGCGGTCCATTGGTATACTGCCTCGAAGAGACAGACAATGGAGAAAACTTAAGTTCCTTATATGTGGATACAAAAGAAGCGCTGACTGAAAACTGGGAGGAACAGTTGTTAGGTGGTGTGATGTCAGTGGAAGCAAAAGGAAAACGCATCTTGGAAGATCATTGGACGGCAGAAGAGTTATACAAAGAACAGCCGCCGGAGTTAAAGAATGTGACGTTAAAAGCAGTTCCTTACTGTTACTGGGGCAACCGGAAAACAGGGGAGATGGCAGTCTGGATCAGACAGCTGATCTGA
- a CDS encoding LacI family DNA-binding transcriptional regulator, giving the protein MATIKEIAKACGVSVATVSNILNKKPGASEATRNLVLKTAKEMNYMPNYVAKNLKARNTRSIGVIAEDMTIFSIPDIIDGITEYCEKVKYQILLTNLRLYKKYNDYYYHRTDYYGLVDEEIRKLIATQVDGIIYVTAHERIMHCIPDNLSIPAVMAYGYTESKNIPSVVVDDERGAYEMIRYLIAQGHKKIGVITGKADSLHAQARLIGYQKALRDEGLLYDPELIYYGDWGRESGHTGAEVLLKKQVTAIFCMNDLMAGGCYDWADESGIKIPQEISVAGYDNRELSSYYKPPLSTTELPLHDIGYRAAEVMIGLVEKKSGETAEPQVYKVPCKQLIRQSIKTL; this is encoded by the coding sequence ATGGCGACGATCAAAGAAATCGCAAAAGCCTGCGGTGTGTCGGTAGCTACCGTTTCGAATATCCTGAATAAAAAGCCGGGGGCAAGCGAAGCGACAAGAAATCTTGTGTTAAAAACTGCAAAAGAAATGAATTATATGCCAAACTATGTGGCAAAAAATCTTAAGGCACGCAATACCAGAAGTATCGGCGTCATTGCAGAGGATATGACGATCTTTAGTATTCCGGATATTATTGACGGTATTACGGAATATTGTGAAAAGGTAAAATACCAGATTCTTCTGACCAATTTAAGATTGTATAAAAAATATAATGACTATTATTATCACAGAACAGATTATTATGGGCTGGTGGACGAGGAGATCAGAAAACTGATCGCAACGCAGGTGGACGGTATCATTTATGTGACGGCACATGAGCGTATCATGCACTGTATCCCGGATAATTTAAGTATTCCTGCCGTGATGGCATATGGTTATACGGAGAGTAAAAACATCCCGTCCGTAGTTGTGGATGACGAGCGTGGTGCATACGAGATGATCCGTTATCTGATCGCACAGGGACATAAAAAAATCGGAGTGATCACCGGAAAAGCAGACAGCCTTCATGCGCAGGCACGTCTGATCGGATATCAGAAGGCATTGCGGGATGAGGGGCTTTTATATGATCCGGAACTGATCTACTATGGAGACTGGGGAAGAGAATCCGGACATACCGGAGCAGAAGTGCTTTTAAAAAAACAGGTGACGGCAATATTCTGCATGAATGATCTTATGGCAGGCGGATGTTATGACTGGGCAGATGAGTCGGGGATAAAGATACCACAGGAGATATCTGTTGCGGGATACGATAACAGAGAACTGTCAAGCTATTATAAGCCGCCGCTCTCCACGACGGAGCTGCCACTTCATGATATCGGTTACAGGGCTGCCGAGGTTATGATCGGCCTGGTGGAGAAAAAGTCAGGCGAGACGGCAGAACCGCAGGTCTATAAAGTTCCATGTAAGCAGCTGATCCGCCAGTCGATCAAAACATTATAA
- a CDS encoding MGDG synthase family glycosyltransferase, whose amino-acid sequence MKILILSCNTGEGHNAAGKAIREAAIRCGHTADMLDMFLLSGKKTSHAVGGAYVELVKHMPHAFGMLYKIGMAISSNKHKSPVYYANALMAKKLAACLSQHDYDIIVTPHLYPAETMTYMKKKGMLKIPAAAIGTDYTCIPFWEETDLDAYFLPHEDCVSEYVHRGIPADRLYPYGIPVSGAFSPAEDRILAKMHARNALNLPQGVPICLVMSGSMGFGKLAIFAAELSLRLKSGEHMVIICGNNKRIYTVLQKQFQNNPRVHILGYTNRVADYMDACDVIFTKPGGLTSTEALVKRIPIVHTAPIPGCETANRNFFVKRHLSVSSKYIAKQITLGKRLLSDNQDTHGKRSLREEMLLAQKENGKPDAAVHIIKTLEKL is encoded by the coding sequence ATGAAAATATTAATTTTATCCTGTAATACCGGCGAGGGACACAATGCCGCCGGAAAAGCGATCCGGGAAGCAGCCATCCGGTGCGGTCACACCGCCGACATGCTTGATATGTTCCTGCTCTCCGGGAAAAAAACTTCACATGCAGTAGGCGGTGCCTATGTGGAACTTGTCAAACATATGCCGCATGCCTTTGGTATGCTCTATAAGATCGGCATGGCAATTTCAAGCAATAAACACAAATCACCGGTCTACTATGCCAATGCACTGATGGCAAAAAAACTGGCTGCCTGTTTAAGCCAGCATGATTATGATATCATCGTGACACCGCATCTTTACCCGGCAGAAACAATGACATATATGAAGAAAAAAGGCATGTTAAAGATTCCTGCTGCCGCCATCGGCACGGATTACACCTGCATCCCATTTTGGGAGGAAACGGATCTTGATGCATATTTTCTTCCCCACGAGGACTGTGTCTCAGAATATGTACACCGCGGAATTCCGGCTGACAGGTTATACCCTTACGGCATTCCTGTCAGTGGCGCATTTTCTCCGGCAGAGGACCGCATCCTGGCAAAGATGCACGCGCGCAATGCCTTAAATCTTCCACAGGGTGTTCCGATCTGTCTGGTCATGAGCGGCAGTATGGGATTTGGAAAACTTGCCATATTCGCGGCAGAGCTTTCACTGCGTTTAAAATCCGGCGAGCATATGGTCATCATCTGCGGCAATAACAAACGTATTTATACCGTGCTGCAGAAACAGTTCCAAAATAACCCGCGCGTCCACATTTTAGGCTACACCAACCGGGTTGCAGACTATATGGATGCCTGTGATGTGATTTTCACCAAACCGGGCGGACTTACCTCCACCGAAGCGTTAGTAAAACGGATCCCGATCGTACACACGGCACCGATTCCCGGATGTGAGACTGCAAACCGCAATTTTTTTGTAAAAAGACATCTTTCCGTCTCCTCAAAATACATTGCCAAACAGATCACACTTGGAAAAAGACTGCTCTCTGACAACCAGGATACGCACGGAAAACGTTCTCTTCGCGAGGAAATGCTTCTGGCCCAGAAAGAAAACGGAAAACCAGACGCTGCCGTGCACATTATAAAAACACTGGAGAAACTATGA
- a CDS encoding glycerol-3-phosphate acyltransferase yields MTYFLFILLGFVLGSTLFAYWIPRLFFKTDITKVPPDHNPGVANAYMQAGFFAGTLSLLCELFKGAVPVFLADRILDRDSMLFALVMAAPVFGHAFPFFQKERGGKAIAVSFGVMIGLFPEIHPLFCLIFYYILFSLVLTLRPHSFRSVITYGLFTLTVFLFVPVNSIRLGCCIISAIVIYRHVIRCHDEALQALLFGKYPLFHKS; encoded by the coding sequence ATGACGTATTTTCTTTTTATCCTTCTTGGATTCGTTCTTGGCAGTACATTGTTTGCTTACTGGATTCCAAGATTATTTTTCAAAACCGACATCACAAAAGTTCCCCCCGACCACAATCCCGGCGTTGCAAATGCCTACATGCAGGCCGGCTTTTTTGCCGGAACTCTCTCCCTGCTCTGTGAACTTTTCAAAGGCGCTGTCCCGGTTTTTCTTGCAGACAGGATCTTAGACCGGGATTCCATGCTGTTTGCACTTGTCATGGCAGCTCCGGTATTCGGCCACGCTTTTCCGTTTTTCCAAAAAGAAAGAGGCGGCAAAGCGATTGCCGTCTCTTTCGGAGTTATGATTGGACTGTTTCCGGAAATCCATCCGTTATTCTGTCTGATCTTTTATTATATTTTATTCTCACTGGTACTCACACTGCGTCCGCATTCTTTCCGGTCTGTCATCACATACGGACTGTTTACGCTGACCGTGTTCCTGTTTGTCCCGGTAAATTCCATACGGCTTGGCTGCTGTATCATTTCAGCGATCGTGATCTACCGCCACGTTATCCGCTGCCACGATGAAGCTTTACAGGCACTTTTATTTGGGAAATATCCATTATTTCACAAATCCTGA
- a CDS encoding methionyl aminopeptidase produces MSVKIGRNDPCWCGSGKKYKACHQAFDERIAMIASQGHIVPTHDLIKNADQIAGIRESCKINIAVLDYIEKHIHEGMNTAEIDKIVYDMTTEMGGIPAPLNYEGYPYSVCTSVNDQVCHGFPSKDVILKSGDIINVDVSTILNGYFSDSSRMFCIGDVSPEKKRLVEVTKECVELGLKEVKPWGFLGDMGQAVHDHAFANGYTVVREIGGHGVGLEFHEEPWVGYNTKRGQEMLLVPGMIFTIEPMVNMGKVDIYVDSKNDWEVYTEDGLPSAQWEIMVLVTEDGHEVLCW; encoded by the coding sequence ATGTCAGTAAAAATCGGTAGAAATGATCCGTGCTGGTGCGGAAGCGGGAAAAAATATAAAGCATGCCATCAGGCATTTGATGAGCGCATCGCAATGATCGCTTCACAGGGACACATCGTTCCGACACATGATCTGATCAAGAATGCAGATCAGATCGCAGGCATCAGGGAGAGCTGCAAGATCAATATTGCAGTGCTTGATTATATTGAGAAGCATATTCATGAGGGAATGAATACAGCAGAGATCGATAAGATCGTTTATGATATGACAACGGAGATGGGCGGTATTCCGGCACCGCTGAACTACGAGGGATATCCGTACAGTGTATGTACTTCCGTCAATGATCAGGTATGTCATGGATTTCCGTCAAAAGATGTGATCTTAAAGTCCGGTGACATCATCAATGTGGATGTATCCACGATCTTAAACGGATATTTTTCCGATTCTTCAAGAATGTTCTGCATCGGGGATGTAAGTCCGGAGAAGAAGCGCCTTGTTGAAGTGACCAAAGAGTGCGTGGAGCTTGGTTTGAAAGAAGTAAAACCATGGGGATTTTTAGGCGATATGGGTCAGGCTGTGCATGACCATGCGTTTGCAAACGGCTATACGGTAGTGCGCGAGATCGGTGGACATGGCGTCGGACTTGAGTTCCATGAGGAACCGTGGGTTGGCTATAATACCAAACGCGGACAGGAAATGCTCTTAGTTCCAGGCATGATCTTTACGATCGAACCGATGGTCAATATGGGAAAAGTGGATATTTATGTAGACTCAAAAAATGACTGGGAAGTTTATACTGAGGACGGACTTCCATCAGCACAGTGGGAGATTATGGTACTGGTGACGGAAGACGGTCATGAGGTGCTCTGCTGGTAA
- a CDS encoding GatB/YqeY domain-containing protein produces MQFETLQKDMIAAMKARDKVRKDAISTLVSAAKKAAIDEGCRDDIKEELVNRVILKEMKSVKEQIDTCPASREDLLAEYQTRYDIFAEYAPQMMSAEEVEAYITEKFADVAASKNKGQIMKAVMPELKGKADGSVINQVVQKLCQ; encoded by the coding sequence ATGCAGTTTGAAACATTACAAAAAGATATGATAGCAGCCATGAAGGCGAGAGATAAAGTACGCAAGGATGCAATCTCCACACTTGTTTCCGCAGCAAAGAAAGCTGCGATTGATGAGGGATGCAGAGATGACATCAAAGAAGAACTGGTGAACAGAGTAATTTTAAAAGAAATGAAATCAGTAAAAGAGCAGATTGATACCTGCCCTGCAAGCAGAGAGGATCTTTTGGCAGAATATCAGACAAGATATGATATTTTTGCAGAATATGCACCACAGATGATGTCAGCAGAGGAAGTAGAAGCATATATTACAGAGAAGTTTGCCGATGTGGCAGCAAGTAAAAATAAAGGACAGATCATGAAAGCCGTAATGCCGGAGTTAAAGGGAAAGGCAGACGGAAGTGTGATCAATCAGGTGGTGCAGAAATTATGTCAGTAA
- a CDS encoding C40 family peptidase, with protein sequence MKWEKALKYTRKHKRMIAVMMAGVIGFACFYSADASVIKDAKKKKNEAQQNLDNINQQINNIQSEQSKVKSQMAAYDEQLMSLLTDMELLKTDIDNKEGEIDQAKTDLAAAQEKEQQQYADMKKRIQYMYENGDDTFLDALVESEDISDLLNRVEYVSEVYSYDRELLVAYQETVQQVADLESQLEQELADMEELKQSYDQQEASLNQVINEKKAQIADFDSQLSNAKTLASQYASTIRKQNEVIAQEQARQEKARKEAEEKAKKAAKAGTKTSNSATTASTDSGTTDSTGGSSSSNNTASTDDSDNSSSGSSSTGLTNNGLNPSYSTGVSGSSVVSYATNFVGNPYVFGGNSLTEGTDCSGFVSLVYSHFGVSLPRSSYALQSSGQAVSYENAQPGDIICYPGHVAIYMGGGRIVHASTPSSGICYGNATYRTITMVRRVL encoded by the coding sequence ATGAAGTGGGAAAAGGCATTAAAATATACAAGAAAACATAAAAGAATGATCGCAGTGATGATGGCAGGTGTGATCGGATTTGCGTGTTTTTACTCTGCAGATGCATCCGTGATAAAAGATGCGAAGAAGAAGAAAAATGAGGCGCAGCAGAATTTAGACAATATCAACCAGCAGATCAATAATATACAGAGTGAGCAGAGCAAGGTAAAAAGCCAGATGGCGGCGTATGATGAACAGCTGATGTCGCTTTTGACCGATATGGAACTGTTGAAAACGGATATTGATAATAAGGAAGGCGAGATTGATCAGGCAAAGACGGATCTCGCCGCAGCACAGGAAAAAGAACAGCAGCAGTATGCAGATATGAAAAAAAGAATCCAGTACATGTACGAAAACGGAGATGACACATTTCTGGATGCACTTGTGGAGTCGGAAGATATCTCAGACCTTTTAAATCGTGTGGAGTATGTATCGGAAGTATACAGTTATGACAGGGAGCTTTTAGTGGCTTATCAGGAGACCGTACAGCAGGTGGCGGATTTAGAGTCACAGTTAGAGCAGGAATTAGCGGATATGGAGGAGCTGAAACAAAGTTATGATCAGCAGGAGGCTTCCCTGAATCAGGTTATTAATGAAAAGAAGGCACAGATTGCAGATTTTGATTCACAGCTTTCAAATGCAAAAACACTGGCAAGCCAGTACGCGTCCACGATCCGCAAACAGAACGAGGTGATCGCACAGGAACAGGCGCGTCAGGAAAAAGCCCGGAAAGAAGCAGAAGAGAAGGCAAAGAAAGCGGCGAAGGCAGGCACAAAAACCAGTAATTCTGCCACAACGGCATCTACGGACAGCGGAACAACAGACAGTACAGGGGGAAGTTCCTCTTCCAATAATACAGCTTCAACGGACGATTCCGACAACAGTTCTTCCGGCAGCAGTTCGACAGGACTGACAAATAACGGTTTAAATCCATCCTACTCTACCGGTGTGAGTGGCAGCAGTGTGGTATCCTATGCGACAAATTTTGTGGGAAATCCGTATGTGTTTGGCGGAAACAGCCTGACAGAGGGGACGGACTGTTCCGGTTTTGTATCCCTTGTATACAGCCATTTTGGCGTATCACTTCCGAGAAGTTCCTATGCGCTTCAGTCAAGCGGACAGGCTGTCAGCTATGAGAACGCACAGCCGGGAGACATTATCTGTTATCCGGGACATGTGGCAATCTATATGGGAGGCGGCAGGATCGTCCATGCATCAACGCCGTCGAGCGGCATCTGTTATGGAAATGCGACTTACCGTACGATCACAATGGTGCGCCGTGTGCTGTAA